From a region of the Carassius auratus strain Wakin chromosome 31, ASM336829v1, whole genome shotgun sequence genome:
- the ddit3 gene encoding DNA damage-inducible transcript 3 protein: protein MTAEWLYPPGVGPLCGAELEAWYEDLQDILGSDAGGAKVTRAPPCSEKEPEFLDVLESCSLTWLTEGQVWGDGVQRVTDEPPVVHSPPRKDDRRGGESEHTSSGGDLLPPEFFELLSEGGVGSAETMVSGGYQGSHHAPPSPSASEEELPTVQDTSSCSSESSSSSLNCSPPPSPPTRPGKRKRAGDKGGGALCSPSPGKKSRREREQENERKVQELTDQNERLKAEIERLGEEVQRTRRALIERLVNTRR from the exons ATGACTGCGGAGTGGCTGTACCCCCCAGGCGTGGGGCCGCTGTGTGGTGCAGAGTTGGAGGCGTGGTATGAAGACCTACAGGATATACTGGGCTCCGACGCGGGCGGGGCTAAAGTCACCAGAGCCCCGCCTTGCTCCGAG AAGGAGCCCGAGTTTCTGGATGTGTTGGAGAGCTGCTCGCTCACCTGGTTGACGGAGGGGCAGGTTTGGGGCGACGGGGTGCAACGGGTCACCGATGAGCCACCTGTCGTCCACTCGCCACCGCGAAAAGATGACCGGAGAGGGGGCGAGTCGGAGCACACCTCGTCCGGAGGAGACCTGCTTCCGCCAGAGTTCTTCGAGCTCCTCAGCGAGGGCGGCGTCGGGTCGGCGGAGACGATGGTGAGCGGCGGGTACCAAGGTTCGCATCACGCGCCTCCGTCGCCATCCGCGAGCGAGGAAGAGCTTCCGACAGTCCAGGACACATCGTCCTGCTCCTCGGAgtcctcctcatcctccctcAACTGCTCCCCTCCTCCGTCCCCTCCAACACGTCCGGGAAAGAGAAAGCGGGCCGGCGACAAAGGAGGAGGCGCACTGTGCTCCCCGTCCCCCGGGAAGAAGAGCCGACGGGAGCGTGAGCAGGAGAACGAGAGGAAGGTGCAGGAGCTGACGGATCAGAACGAGCGGCTCAAAGCCGAGATCGAGCGTCTGGGAGAGGAGGTGCAGCGGACGCGCCGGGCGCTCATCGAGAGACTCGTCAACACCAGGAGGTGA